Part of the Aquimarina sp. TRL1 genome, TAGAAGGAGGAAAAGAAGTAAAAGATTCCATCAAAAGAATTCTTCATGCAGGAATTCCAGTTATGGGGCACTTGGGACTAACTCCTCAATCTATCTATAAGTTTGGAACTTATACTGTTCGTGCAAAAGAAGAGGAAGAAGCTAAAAAACTAAAAGAAGACGCTTTGATGCTTCAAAAAGCAGGATGTTTTGCCATCGTACTAGAAAAAGTTCCTGCTAATTTAGCACGTGAAGTAGCAGAAAAATTGACTATTCCTGTTATTGGTATCGGTGCTGGAAATGGTGTTGATGGGCAGGTATTAGTTACTCATGATATGCTGGGAATGACACATGAATTCAATCCCAGGTTTTTAAGACGTTACCTGGATCTGTATACGGAAATGACCAGTGCTTTTAAGCAGTATGTAGACGATGTAAAGTCTGTTGATTTCCCAAATGAAGATGAGCAATATTAATGCTCTCTTTTTTTTTTATGTTTTCTAATTGTTCAACAGTAACAAAATAGAGTTGAAAACACTTTCTAATACATCGAATTTGATTGTTTTATATGAAGACAATCATATTATAATTGTCAATAAACGTCCAGGAGACATTGTACAGGGTGACAAAACCGGAGATCAGCCACTTAGTGAGGTGGTCAAAGACTATATTGCTGAAAAATACAATAAACCTGGTGCAGTATACCTGGGGGTTGTTCACCGTTTGGACAGACCTACCAGTGGTATTGTTGTTTTTGCCCGAACCAGTAAAGCGTTAACCCGATTAAACAAGGTATTTGCCAACAAGGAAATACAAAAAACCTATTGGGCTGTAGTACAACCAGCCCCTAAACAACCACAAGCAACACTTGTTCATTGGTTAAAGCGAAATACCAAACAGAACAAATCATATGCGCATCAAAACGAAGTTTCTGAAAGTAAAAAAGCAAGTTTGTCGTATCGTGTATTAAAAAAACTACAGCGCTTTCAGTTACTGGAAATCGACCTGCATACAGGAAGGCATCATCAAATTCGTGCCCAGCTGTCAGCTATTGGTTGTCATATCAAAGGGGATTTAAAATACGGGGCATCTCGAAGTAATAAAAATGGAAGCATTCACCTGCATGCCAGAAAATTACAATTTACACATCCTGTAAAAAAAGAAGCCATGACAATTATTGCCCCTCCTCCTTCTGATTCTGTATGGGATGATTGTCTCTAAAAAAATATAATTGTTATAAAAAACAATAGCTACTTTGGCAAGAAAAACGGAGTTTACTTCTTTTAGAAAAAAGAAAACATAACTGACGATAATCCAATACAAATTGTTTTTACAGTTAGAAACTGCTTTTCTTTGTAA contains:
- the panB gene encoding 3-methyl-2-oxobutanoate hydroxymethyltransferase; amino-acid sequence: MSTAKKDYKRVTVKSLTEMKANNEKISMLTAYDYTMAKIVDGAGVDVILVGDSASNVMAGHETTLPITLDQMIYHASSVVRGIDRALVVVDLPFGSYQSDPKEALRSSIRIMKESGGHAVKLEGGKEVKDSIKRILHAGIPVMGHLGLTPQSIYKFGTYTVRAKEEEEAKKLKEDALMLQKAGCFAIVLEKVPANLAREVAEKLTIPVIGIGAGNGVDGQVLVTHDMLGMTHEFNPRFLRRYLDLYTEMTSAFKQYVDDVKSVDFPNEDEQY
- a CDS encoding RluA family pseudouridine synthase, whose product is MKTLSNTSNLIVLYEDNHIIIVNKRPGDIVQGDKTGDQPLSEVVKDYIAEKYNKPGAVYLGVVHRLDRPTSGIVVFARTSKALTRLNKVFANKEIQKTYWAVVQPAPKQPQATLVHWLKRNTKQNKSYAHQNEVSESKKASLSYRVLKKLQRFQLLEIDLHTGRHHQIRAQLSAIGCHIKGDLKYGASRSNKNGSIHLHARKLQFTHPVKKEAMTIIAPPPSDSVWDDCL